A single Amphiura filiformis chromosome 8, Afil_fr2py, whole genome shotgun sequence DNA region contains:
- the LOC140158695 gene encoding growth/differentiation factor 8-like yields the protein MQLSTYCQNPLHCLTAILFLYFINMTNSAYLRGRRYHHRESHRNLEENPSPVVIEPSPPTPELQESSSDSSYSTREDEDPTNNSTQQQLCPSCQLREHQKALRIESIKRMILNKLRMTQAPNISRSSIPGIPPLAHLINNHFDSSTEPPQGDQPLFPGSEKPEHSSATDATTEKIITFAKRALPHVNQTACCYFNISHQLVGYSVSKATLYFYVNPAKVILKPFHEVDVKQVLINKSNRKPKGYVVESKKVELNLKHGEWMNVDFTNYVQEWAQKPETNLGIALELFDDAGNNVVVTDVSDEQEKKPFLQLRLRDERMRRSKRSLNGPICIEDDNRLERQCCRYPLEVDFSQFNWDWIIAPKNFEANYCSGPCPRMVNAQYPHTQIMSMVDPAGYSGPCCSASDMAPLTLLYFDDEFNIKYSELPNMRVESCGCA from the exons ATGCAGCTATCTACTTATTGCCAAAATCCTCTTCattgtttaactgcaattttatttctatattttatcAATATGACCAATTCAGCTTATCTTCGAGGCCGGCGGTATCATCATCGCGAAAGCCATCGCAACTTGGAGGAAAATCCTTCGCCGGTCGTCATCGAACCGTCCCCTCCCACACCAGAACTGCAAGAATCGTCATCAGATTCATCATACTCGACACGAGAAGATGAGGATCCCACAAACAACAGCACACAGCAGCAGCTATGTCCATCATGCCAGTTACGAGAACACCAAAAAGCCTTAAGAATCGAAAGTATCAAGAGGATGATTTTAAACAAATTACGGATGACCCAGGCACCAAACATATCGCGATCATCAATTCCCGGAATTCCACCGCTTGCGCATTTAATAAATAACCATTTTGATTCATCAACTGAGCCTCCTCAAGGAGATCAACCACTGTTTCCTGGTAGCGAGAAACCTGAACACTCGTCTGCTACGGATGCAACTACggaaaaaattatcacatttgcaAAAAGAG CTTTACCACACGTTAACCAAACCGCTTGCTGTTACTTCAACATTTCGCATCAACTAGTTGGATATAGTGTTTCTAAGGCAACGCTCTACTTTTATGTAAACCCAGCCAAAGTAATCTTGAAACCATTTCACGAAGTAGACGTCAAGCAAGTATTGATTAACAAAAGTAACAGGAAACCAAAGGGATACGTAGTTGAATCTAAAAAAGTGGAACTGAATCTGAAACATGGTGAATGGATGAATGTAGATTTTACAAACTACGTACAGGAATGGGCTCAAAAGCCCGAGACCAACCTTGGCATCGCTTTGGAGTTGTTTGATGATGCTGGCAATAATGTTGTGGTAACTGATGTTTCTGATGAGCAAGAAAAG AAGCCGTTTCTACAACTACGTCTTCGCGATGAGAGAATGCGTCGTAGCAAGCGTTCATTAAATGGCCCAATCTGCATAGAAGATGACAACAGATTAGAGCGTCAATGTTGTCGGTATCCACTAGAAGTTGATTTCTCACAATTCAATTGGGATTGGATCATTGCTCCGAAAAACTTTGAAGCAAATTACTGCTCTGGACCCTGTCCACGTATGGTCAACGCCCAGTATCCGCATACCCAGATTATGTCCATGGTTGATCCTGCTGGATACTCTGGACCATGTTGCTCTGCGAGTGATATGGCTCCTTTGACTTTGCTTTATTTTGAtgatgaatttaatattaaatatagCGAACTACCGAACATGAGGGTTGAATCTTGTGGTTGTGCTTAA